In a single window of the bacterium genome:
- a CDS encoding HAD-IIA family hydrolase → MPIRLEKNKSVLCDMDGVIIWDNHLIEGAKEFVDSLLERKTPFLFITNYPSLTPSDLSHRLKNAGLEVPAEHFYTSAMATATFLQSQGAGDKVFVIGEGALTHALYEHGFKITDQDPDFVVLGETRAYNFEMIEKAIRLIRHGARFIATNPDVSGPSGFPSCGALAAPIERVTGKKPFYVGKPNPYMMRAALWKIDSHSETTIMIGDNMETDIIAGIQSGLDTILVLSGVTQVDDIDKYPYRTNYTYANVGEIEAI, encoded by the coding sequence ATGCCAATTAGATTAGAAAAGAACAAATCAGTACTTTGCGATATGGACGGCGTTATCATTTGGGATAATCACCTTATTGAAGGCGCCAAGGAGTTTGTTGACTCGCTTTTAGAGCGAAAAACCCCGTTTCTGTTCATAACGAATTACCCTTCGCTGACACCTTCTGATCTAAGCCATCGACTGAAGAATGCTGGTCTTGAAGTGCCAGCAGAGCATTTCTATACTTCTGCTATGGCGACTGCGACATTTTTGCAGAGCCAAGGAGCTGGCGACAAGGTATTTGTAATCGGTGAGGGTGCGCTAACTCACGCGCTGTACGAGCACGGATTTAAGATAACGGATCAAGACCCAGATTTCGTTGTGCTCGGGGAGACTCGGGCATACAATTTCGAGATGATAGAGAAGGCAATACGGCTTATTCGCCATGGAGCGAGGTTCATTGCGACCAACCCTGATGTGTCGGGTCCTTCAGGATTCCCGTCGTGCGGAGCTTTGGCTGCACCGATTGAACGCGTGACAGGAAAGAAGCCATTCTATGTTGGCAAGCCGAATCCTTATATGATGAGGGCGGCACTTTGGAAGATCGATTCGCATTCGGAAACGACTATAATGATCGGCGACAATATGGAGACCGACATTATTGCCGGAATTCAATCTGGGTTGGATACTATCTTAGTGTTGTCAGGTGTTACGCAAGTCGATGATATCGATAAATATCCCTACCGTACGAACTACACCTATGCCAATGTCGGTGAAATCGAAGCTATCTAA
- a CDS encoding PD40 domain-containing protein — MVLAISAHDPVWSSRLVCYCIAGTYCLPIHPYCRLRCLRTNAWNASSCALARWFKNLLLLRRRPLDCLRTRWKCNETYRPRRLRIFPVWSPDGKSIAFSSNRYGSLDVFTIPSAGGKETRLTWHSDDDFVSGWSPDSRRVLFHSRRDQTFEQVWEISAFGGREKPLTQIASTFGTKTSDNEKLIFVRGAIPWWRKGYRGSANCDIYSKDLKSGNIEQLTFSSGNDLYGAIVPGSAELVYLSDSTGNYNLFRRNLIGSTVVQMTNHRLDVHHPTLSADGSLVAYELAGEIYLYDMKSLQGRKLMVEAISSEKTNDFAFFSADSGISEFVLAPDGNSFAYIVGGEVFCRSLGDDDQRHLTNSVAAEHDLFWAEDSRQLALVTRVDGDYAIQLLSSNDSQRPLLQNSHDLYVETPVKSQQSLRSPQISPTMARIAFIRGDVQLVVADMSKLTERTIADKNTIGDFSWSPDGRYIVFTQRDGNWDNELFIGDSESGSIEKVSTVPGWYREPRFSSDGKMIYYIEDGDVYYFYLDRQVSEMSHSQRREYLSSSSTPSSRTASPVTIDFEAISNRVQRLTESGIVVSVAAASNSSAFVFSTISDEVFHQHIEDPKPKLLTEAISRPHGLQFRGESNEFVLNDATGRLFSIDTEIGIPNRIGFRAEWSVSRSELHRQVFGDVWSEIKNRFYDNSFHGTNWESLQEIYRPQVAARSELVDFHDLVREMLGQINASHLNIWPNQSNLRETGMIGVFPDYEDNAAGVIVLETLPGLTSCA; from the coding sequence TTGGTGCTGGCTATCTCGGCTCATGACCCGGTTTGGAGCTCAAGACTTGTTTGTTATTGCATTGCGGGTACTTATTGCCTGCCTATTCACCCTTATTGCCGCCTCCGGTGTTTACGGACAAACGCTTGGAATGCGTCATCCTGCGCCCTCGCCAGATGGTTCAAGAATCTGCTTCTCCTACGAAGGCGACCTCTGGACTGTCTCCGCACAAGGTGGAAATGCAACGAGACTTACCGTCCACGTCGGCTACGAATCTTTCCCGTCTGGTCGCCGGATGGCAAGAGCATAGCCTTTTCCTCAAACCGCTACGGCAGCCTCGACGTTTTCACCATACCCTCTGCGGGTGGTAAGGAAACGCGCCTGACTTGGCACTCCGATGACGATTTTGTCTCCGGCTGGTCGCCCGATAGCCGACGCGTCCTGTTTCATTCTCGCCGCGACCAGACTTTCGAACAGGTCTGGGAAATCTCGGCCTTTGGCGGCCGTGAAAAACCACTAACGCAAATCGCATCGACCTTTGGGACCAAAACGTCTGACAATGAGAAGCTGATATTTGTCCGAGGAGCAATCCCCTGGTGGCGCAAAGGTTACCGTGGCAGCGCCAATTGCGACATCTATTCCAAAGATCTCAAATCGGGTAATATCGAGCAACTGACGTTCTCGTCGGGAAATGACTTGTACGGCGCCATCGTCCCCGGTTCTGCTGAACTTGTCTACTTGTCGGACTCGACTGGGAACTACAATCTCTTCCGGCGCAATTTGATCGGAAGCACCGTCGTTCAAATGACGAACCACCGTCTCGACGTGCACCATCCGACATTGTCTGCCGACGGATCTCTGGTTGCTTACGAGCTTGCCGGCGAGATATACCTCTACGACATGAAATCTCTGCAGGGCCGCAAACTGATGGTCGAAGCAATTAGCTCAGAAAAGACCAATGACTTTGCGTTTTTCAGCGCCGATTCCGGCATCAGCGAATTCGTGCTTGCGCCTGATGGCAACTCATTCGCCTATATAGTCGGGGGCGAGGTGTTCTGCCGATCCCTCGGCGATGACGATCAGAGGCACTTGACGAATTCAGTTGCCGCAGAACACGACCTTTTCTGGGCTGAGGACTCGCGCCAGTTAGCATTAGTTACCCGCGTCGACGGCGATTATGCCATCCAGCTCCTCAGTTCCAATGACTCCCAGCGCCCATTGCTGCAGAATTCACACGATCTCTATGTCGAAACTCCGGTTAAGTCCCAACAAAGCCTGAGATCGCCGCAAATATCTCCTACCATGGCGCGAATCGCTTTCATCCGCGGCGATGTCCAACTCGTAGTTGCCGACATGAGCAAACTTACCGAACGCACCATCGCCGACAAGAATACCATCGGAGACTTCTCCTGGTCTCCCGATGGACGCTACATCGTCTTCACTCAGCGTGACGGCAATTGGGACAATGAGTTATTCATAGGCGACAGTGAAAGCGGTTCGATTGAAAAGGTCAGTACTGTTCCCGGTTGGTATCGCGAGCCAAGATTCTCATCCGACGGTAAGATGATTTACTATATCGAAGACGGCGATGTCTACTACTTCTACCTCGACCGTCAGGTTTCCGAGATGTCGCATTCACAACGACGAGAATACCTCAGTTCCTCTTCGACACCGTCGTCGCGAACTGCTTCGCCAGTGACGATTGATTTTGAGGCAATTTCCAACCGGGTTCAGCGGCTCACCGAATCCGGAATCGTCGTGTCCGTAGCAGCGGCTTCAAATTCGAGCGCATTTGTCTTCTCTACTATTAGCGATGAAGTGTTTCATCAACACATAGAGGATCCTAAACCGAAACTCCTCACTGAGGCAATCTCGCGTCCCCACGGGCTTCAGTTCCGGGGCGAGTCAAACGAGTTTGTTTTGAATGACGCAACCGGACGCTTGTTCTCGATTGACACGGAGATCGGCATTCCAAATCGAATCGGTTTTCGCGCCGAATGGTCCGTTAGTCGCAGTGAACTGCATCGCCAAGTATTCGGCGACGTTTGGAGCGAGATCAAGAATCGCTTCTATGACAATTCTTTCCACGGCACGAATTGGGAATCATTGCAGGAGATTTATCGTCCGCAAGTAGCCGCACGTTCCGAACTTGTTGATTTCCACGATCTCGTTCGCGAGATGCTCGGACAGATAAACGCTTCGCATCTGAACATCTGGCCGAATCAAAGCAACCTCCGCGAGACCGGCATGATCGGCGTCTTTCCCGACTACGAAGACAATGCCGCCGGCGTGATTGTACTTGAAACGCTCCCAGGACTCACCAGCTGCGCGTAA
- a CDS encoding UvrD-helicase domain-containing protein, which translates to MNGQDKILGGLNSEQLKAVTHVDGPLLVLAGAGSGKTKVLTSRVAHLVAQGHAAPEQILAVTFTNKAAGEMKARIERLTEIDQRRMQVSTFHSFSSLMLRFYGDRIGVPQNYTIYDEDDAMSLVKTSIAELGLDIKTTAPQMVRSKISDAKSQLVDSAKYLTMAGNFITERVARVYELYQKKLFAARAVDFDDLLFYAVKILRDNEETRMRLQSKYHYVMIDEYQDTNHAQYMLAKLLTAGHKNLFAVGDEDQSIYGWRGATIDNILNFEKDYPNCRIIRLEQNYRSTQTILKAASEVVAYNQMRKGKTLYSVGDKGDPVTLLIVETDRDEAEKICENIETLVAQGVIRREIAILYRTNAQSRAIEESLKRRFIPYRIVGGLRFYQRKEIKDMMAYLRLIENPKDDVSFKRVVNYPKRGIGDTTVAAMSELARSKNLSLFELAIDKGANAELGRTVVVKLAKFVEIINYFKEMSRSLPLEPLLTLVAEQSGINKDLKENDPSGTEGRLDNVAELASSAGDFGVERPEATLADFLQEISLYTDLDNWDRESDTVTLMTIHAAKGLEFEAVFVAGLEEGLFPLGRSLENPADLEEERRLFYVAMTRAKKRLFISYANTRARLGGRQSIRSRFVDELPDEVVVAERHTMVNAYGAVNSDYEHAMTMQNDQFAAIRVGSSVAHARWGEGTVLKRSGSGDSTEVEVRFHFAGTKKLLAKYAKLRVLA; encoded by the coding sequence ATGAATGGTCAAGACAAAATCCTCGGCGGTTTGAACAGCGAACAGCTCAAAGCTGTGACGCATGTCGACGGTCCACTACTTGTGCTCGCTGGAGCGGGTTCAGGTAAGACGAAAGTTCTGACGTCACGCGTCGCGCATTTGGTGGCGCAAGGTCATGCAGCGCCGGAACAGATTCTGGCGGTTACTTTCACGAACAAAGCGGCGGGCGAAATGAAGGCGCGAATCGAGAGGTTGACTGAGATCGACCAACGCCGGATGCAAGTTTCGACCTTCCATTCTTTTTCATCATTGATGCTCAGGTTTTACGGTGATCGAATCGGTGTTCCGCAGAACTACACGATCTATGATGAAGACGACGCGATGAGCCTCGTCAAGACAAGTATTGCTGAACTGGGCCTGGATATCAAAACGACGGCGCCCCAAATGGTGCGGAGCAAGATCAGTGACGCGAAATCACAATTGGTAGATTCGGCAAAGTATCTGACGATGGCAGGGAATTTCATCACAGAGCGTGTGGCGCGTGTATATGAACTCTACCAGAAGAAACTGTTTGCGGCGCGAGCAGTGGATTTCGATGACTTGCTGTTTTATGCCGTTAAGATTCTTCGGGACAATGAAGAAACGCGCATGCGGCTGCAAAGCAAGTATCACTATGTTATGATCGATGAGTATCAGGATACCAATCACGCTCAGTATATGCTCGCCAAGTTGTTGACAGCGGGACATAAGAATCTGTTTGCTGTGGGTGACGAGGACCAGTCGATTTATGGATGGCGCGGCGCAACAATCGACAATATCCTGAACTTTGAAAAGGACTACCCGAACTGCCGTATCATCCGTCTCGAGCAAAACTATCGCTCGACGCAAACGATTCTGAAGGCGGCCTCCGAGGTCGTCGCTTACAATCAGATGCGCAAGGGCAAGACGCTTTATTCTGTGGGCGACAAGGGTGATCCAGTCACATTGTTGATTGTGGAAACGGATCGCGACGAAGCCGAAAAGATTTGCGAGAACATCGAGACGCTGGTAGCACAGGGAGTGATTCGACGCGAGATTGCGATTCTGTATCGCACCAACGCTCAATCACGCGCTATTGAAGAGTCGCTCAAGCGCAGATTCATTCCATATCGAATTGTCGGCGGACTGAGATTCTATCAGCGCAAGGAAATCAAGGACATGATGGCGTATCTGCGGTTGATCGAGAATCCGAAGGACGACGTTAGTTTCAAGCGCGTGGTGAACTATCCCAAGAGGGGAATTGGCGACACGACGGTCGCCGCGATGAGCGAGTTGGCGCGGTCCAAGAATCTATCGCTGTTTGAGTTGGCGATCGACAAGGGCGCGAATGCCGAGTTGGGCAGAACCGTCGTCGTCAAGCTGGCGAAGTTCGTTGAGATCATAAACTACTTTAAGGAGATGTCGCGCTCCCTGCCGCTGGAACCGCTGTTGACACTGGTCGCAGAGCAATCGGGAATCAACAAGGATCTCAAGGAGAACGATCCGAGCGGCACAGAAGGGCGTTTGGATAACGTAGCGGAATTGGCATCATCGGCGGGTGATTTCGGCGTTGAGAGACCCGAGGCGACACTGGCGGATTTCTTGCAGGAGATTTCGCTTTATACAGATCTCGATAACTGGGATCGCGAGAGCGACACTGTTACCTTGATGACAATTCACGCTGCCAAGGGATTGGAATTCGAAGCAGTTTTTGTAGCCGGTCTTGAGGAAGGATTATTTCCGCTGGGCAGGAGCCTTGAAAACCCGGCTGACCTTGAAGAAGAGCGGCGGCTTTTCTACGTGGCAATGACACGGGCGAAGAAGCGGCTGTTTATTTCCTATGCAAACACGCGCGCTCGTCTTGGTGGGCGGCAGTCAATCAGATCGCGATTTGTCGACGAATTGCCCGACGAAGTCGTAGTAGCGGAACGGCACACAATGGTCAATGCGTATGGGGCAGTGAACTCCGACTACGAGCATGCAATGACAATGCAAAATGATCAGTTCGCAGCGATTCGAGTCGGCAGCTCGGTAGCTCATGCACGGTGGGGAGAAGGAACGGTTCTGAAGCGGAGCGGTTCCGGTGATTCAACAGAAGTCGAAGTACGTTTCCATTTTGCCGGCACCAAAAAGCTGCTGGCAAAGTATGCAAAATTGCGGGTGTTAGCTTAA
- a CDS encoding class I SAM-dependent methyltransferase, with amino-acid sequence MLDIGCGDGGHASRFASAGIRYHGLDSSSAMIEAAVKSHSSLSGVTFSVGDMAKLPKLFSGQFDQVVMLGNTLPHLLTRQKLKATFTGISRSLINSGYFVLQTVNSGTFTGKEIHFLPPKLTTEVLFAPFYSKRGEFWDFYMPIYRLTNGVVSSSNITSTSLKFWTKKEIVAQAQSLGLKLTAAFGNAKLDPYRTATSDNMILIFRKLTNARTARG; translated from the coding sequence GTGCTCGATATCGGCTGTGGCGACGGAGGCCACGCCTCCCGCTTTGCTTCAGCAGGAATACGCTATCATGGTCTCGACAGTTCATCTGCGATGATCGAAGCCGCAGTCAAATCGCACTCCTCGCTCTCAGGCGTTACATTCTCAGTCGGTGATATGGCAAAACTTCCGAAGTTATTCTCAGGACAGTTTGATCAGGTTGTTATGCTCGGCAATACACTTCCCCACCTCTTGACTCGTCAGAAGCTGAAGGCTACCTTTACCGGTATCAGCCGCTCATTAATCAATTCGGGATACTTCGTACTGCAAACGGTCAACTCCGGTACATTCACCGGAAAAGAAATTCATTTCCTGCCCCCGAAATTGACTACCGAAGTCCTCTTCGCTCCGTTCTATTCCAAGCGGGGCGAATTCTGGGATTTCTATATGCCAATATATCGCCTTACAAATGGCGTCGTTTCCTCCTCGAACATCACCTCAACCAGCCTGAAGTTTTGGACTAAGAAGGAAATCGTCGCTCAAGCCCAATCTCTCGGACTCAAATTGACCGCTGCATTTGGTAATGCCAAACTCGACCCGTATCGGACTGCCACAAGCGACAACATGATTCTGATTTTCAGAAAGCTCACCAATGCCCGAACTGCCCGAGGTTGA